The following are encoded in a window of Prochlorococcus marinus str. MIT 1013 genomic DNA:
- a CDS encoding UbiD family decarboxylase: MKLFRQEPLTRDIRDFLTLLEKKGQLKRISSQVDSDLEIAAISDRVLGMGGPALLFENVKGSSMPVAVNLLGTMERVVWSMGLEKQEELEDLGKKLALLQQPRPPKGFKETKAFASVAWDLLKARPDIDLLPPCHQKVIGEKDLNLNHLPLLRPWPEDAGGAITLGLVITKDPETGVPNVGVYRLQRQSAKSMTVHWLSVRGGARHLRKAAAMNKKLEVAVAIGVHPLLVMAAATPIPVQLSEWLFAGLYAGEGVRLTKCKTIDLQVPSHSEIVIEGSISPGEEMMDGPFGDHMGFYGGAESSPLIRFHCMTQRKKPIFLTTFSGRPPKEEAMLAIALNRIYTPILKQQIPEIIDFFLPMEALSYKLAVISIDKAYPGQAKRAAMAFWSALPQFTYTKFVVVVDSNINVRDPRQVVWVLSSQVDPQRDLFILENTPFDTLDFASEHIGLGGRLAIDATTKVGPEKNHDWGKPLTRSKELEDKVDERWAELGLSELKNDQPSPELFGYVIDELMRQKQINNS; this comes from the coding sequence ATGAAATTATTTCGTCAAGAACCTCTTACACGGGACATTAGAGATTTTCTTACTCTTCTAGAAAAGAAAGGTCAATTAAAAAGAATAAGCAGTCAAGTTGATAGTGACTTAGAAATTGCGGCAATAAGCGACCGAGTCCTTGGAATGGGAGGTCCTGCTCTACTTTTTGAAAATGTAAAAGGATCATCAATGCCTGTTGCAGTGAATTTACTTGGGACAATGGAACGTGTGGTTTGGAGTATGGGCTTAGAGAAGCAAGAAGAATTGGAAGATTTAGGGAAAAAATTAGCCCTTCTTCAACAGCCACGACCACCGAAAGGATTTAAAGAAACCAAAGCTTTTGCTTCAGTTGCATGGGATCTACTTAAAGCTCGTCCAGATATAGATCTTTTACCACCATGCCATCAAAAAGTAATTGGTGAAAAAGATTTAAATTTAAATCATTTACCACTCTTACGTCCCTGGCCAGAGGATGCTGGAGGTGCCATTACTTTAGGCCTAGTAATAACAAAAGATCCTGAGACAGGAGTGCCAAATGTTGGTGTTTATAGACTCCAAAGACAATCTGCCAAGAGCATGACAGTCCATTGGTTAAGTGTCAGAGGAGGAGCCAGACATCTTCGCAAAGCAGCTGCCATGAATAAAAAACTAGAAGTTGCTGTCGCTATTGGAGTTCATCCACTTCTTGTCATGGCTGCAGCAACACCTATTCCAGTACAGCTCAGCGAATGGCTTTTTGCAGGTTTGTATGCAGGAGAAGGTGTTCGATTAACCAAATGCAAAACTATCGATCTTCAGGTGCCTAGTCACAGTGAAATTGTAATAGAAGGCTCAATATCTCCTGGGGAAGAAATGATGGATGGTCCTTTTGGAGACCATATGGGGTTTTATGGGGGTGCTGAGTCCTCTCCTTTGATTAGATTTCACTGCATGACTCAAAGGAAAAAACCAATATTTTTAACAACCTTCAGCGGTAGGCCTCCAAAAGAAGAGGCCATGCTGGCCATAGCATTAAATCGAATTTACACACCAATACTTAAACAACAAATACCTGAAATTATTGATTTTTTCCTTCCAATGGAAGCTTTGAGTTATAAATTAGCCGTCATTTCTATTGATAAAGCGTATCCAGGTCAAGCTAAAAGAGCTGCAATGGCTTTTTGGAGTGCTTTACCTCAATTTACCTATACAAAATTTGTCGTAGTCGTCGACTCCAACATTAATGTAAGAGATCCTAGACAAGTAGTTTGGGTCTTATCTAGCCAAGTTGACCCTCAAAGAGATTTGTTTATCCTTGAAAATACTCCTTTTGATACCCTTGACTTCGCGAGTGAACATATTGGTTTAGGAGGCAGATTAGCTATTGATGCAACAACAAAAGTTGGCCCAGAGAAAAATCATGATTGGGGCAAACCATTAACAAGGTCTAAAGAGCTTGAAGATAAAGTCGATGAAAGATGGGCAGAACTAGGGTTATCGGAGCTGAAAAACGACCAACCAAGTCCAGAATTATTTGGGTATGTTATCGATGAACTAATGCGTCAAAAACAAATAAACAATTCATAA
- a CDS encoding 2-phosphosulfolactate phosphatase family protein, with protein sequence MKLSYFYVAADVPSGITPESSVVIDVLRATTTIAWALENGADSVQVFADVDELKNQAKTFDPKDKVLVGERGGKKLDGFDLGNSPLGVSTEKVKGKRVFMSTTNGTRSLHRVRESKSLYTMALPNRKAIAERLKSDNPEEVWIVGSGWEGSYSLEDSLAAGALASLLMDQLESVQILNDELMASIALWKNWENDVEGCLRIASHGQRLAGIGNHDDDFACCASLDNLSIIPKQIEMGVLRSN encoded by the coding sequence ATGAAACTTTCTTATTTTTATGTAGCGGCAGATGTCCCGAGTGGAATTACTCCTGAATCATCAGTAGTGATTGATGTTCTGAGAGCTACAACAACTATTGCCTGGGCTCTTGAAAATGGAGCTGATTCAGTTCAAGTGTTTGCAGATGTTGATGAACTTAAAAATCAGGCAAAGACTTTTGATCCTAAAGATAAAGTACTTGTTGGAGAGAGAGGAGGAAAAAAATTAGATGGATTTGACTTGGGGAATTCTCCATTAGGAGTATCAACTGAGAAAGTAAAAGGGAAAAGAGTTTTCATGAGTACTACCAACGGAACAAGGTCACTCCATCGTGTTAGAGAATCCAAAAGTTTGTATACTATGGCATTGCCAAATAGAAAAGCTATTGCTGAACGATTGAAAAGTGATAATCCCGAAGAAGTTTGGATTGTTGGTAGTGGATGGGAAGGCTCCTACTCTTTAGAGGATTCTTTAGCTGCTGGGGCTTTAGCCTCTCTTTTGATGGATCAATTAGAGTCGGTTCAGATATTAAATGATGAATTGATGGCCTCCATAGCTCTATGGAAAAATTGGGAGAATGATGTTGAAGGATGTTTACGTATTGCAAGTCATGGACAAAGACTTGCAGGAATAGGTAATCATGATGATGATTTCGCTTGTTGCGCTTCTTTGGACAATCTTTCTATTATTCCAAAACAGATTGAAATGGGCGTACTTCGCTCAAACTAA
- a CDS encoding carbon-nitrogen hydrolase family protein has translation MSDFLAAALQLTSTSDIEANLNAAEEQIELASRRGADLVGLPENFAFLGEDQKKLKIASSIYEKCNSFLVTMARRYQVVLLGGGFPVPAGDGVRTLNRAELFGKDGQSLARYDKIHLFDVDLPEGNTYRESETIVSGSESPPVVDVPGLCKIGLSICYDVRFPELYRDLVDKGADLLMIPAAFTAFTGKDHWQVLLQARAIENTAYVVAPAQTGRHYGRRQSHGHAMVIDPWGTVLADAGVVQGAAIAPADKERVERIRGQMPSLKHRKTELFS, from the coding sequence GTGTCAGATTTTTTGGCTGCGGCCTTACAGCTAACAAGTACCTCAGACATAGAGGCAAATCTCAATGCTGCAGAAGAACAAATTGAGTTAGCGTCAAGGCGCGGGGCTGATCTTGTTGGACTTCCTGAAAACTTTGCATTTTTGGGTGAAGATCAGAAAAAATTAAAAATTGCATCTTCAATCTATGAAAAATGCAATAGTTTTTTAGTAACAATGGCAAGGAGATATCAAGTCGTTTTACTTGGAGGTGGTTTCCCTGTACCTGCTGGCGATGGAGTTAGAACTTTAAATAGAGCCGAGTTGTTTGGAAAGGACGGTCAATCTCTAGCAAGATATGACAAGATTCATCTTTTCGACGTTGATCTACCCGAAGGAAATACCTATAGAGAATCTGAAACAATTGTTTCCGGTAGTGAATCTCCACCTGTTGTTGATGTACCAGGTCTTTGCAAAATCGGATTATCTATTTGTTACGACGTAAGATTCCCAGAACTTTATCGGGATTTGGTTGATAAAGGCGCGGATTTATTAATGATTCCAGCTGCTTTTACCGCTTTTACGGGAAAGGATCATTGGCAAGTTTTACTTCAAGCAAGAGCTATTGAAAATACCGCTTATGTTGTAGCTCCAGCCCAAACTGGTCGCCATTATGGCAGAAGACAAAGTCATGGACATGCGATGGTTATTGATCCATGGGGGACGGTTCTAGCAGATGCAGGGGTTGTTCAAGGGGCCGCAATAGCTCCCGCTGATAAAGAAAGAGTGGAGAGAATAAGAGGACAAATGCCCAGCCTTAAACATAGAAAAACAGAGCTTTTTAGTTGA
- a CDS encoding N-acetylmuramoyl-L-alanine amidase encodes MFQDQSLKSKLVLLAGFIFCSNLFISLPLRSASALAAWALTNNGSLKLRTSSGAKLDAFYQSSTADKGERVWIDFPGELSQPRTIKGNGSVKEIRLGKPSKGRTRLVIEFLPSVELEPKKLKLIGLSPNTWELELIGLESNSFRSIEEGNIIRNSTKRTFEKIKIQDLDVSSLPNVPNGKYKVVIDPGHGGSDPGAVGINGLRETDIVLEVSKSVSKFLTNKGVKTLLTRNYERTLDLQPRVAKANNSKADVFVSIHANATRGKRKDVNGLETYYYSGYKGYSLAKNIQKQILIVSPQSPDRGVRRSRFYVIRKTSMPAALVEIGFVTGMYDADLLRQKGYRDKISLAIARGILNYLKVSN; translated from the coding sequence ATGTTTCAAGATCAATCTTTAAAGTCAAAATTAGTACTTTTAGCGGGATTTATTTTTTGTTCTAATCTTTTTATTTCTTTGCCGCTCAGATCTGCTAGTGCTCTTGCAGCTTGGGCTTTAACTAATAACGGCAGTCTTAAACTACGAACTTCCTCTGGGGCTAAATTAGATGCTTTTTACCAATCTTCAACCGCTGATAAAGGTGAGAGGGTTTGGATAGATTTCCCTGGAGAATTAAGCCAACCAAGAACTATTAAAGGTAATGGATCAGTTAAGGAAATCAGACTAGGTAAACCTTCCAAGGGTAGAACAAGGCTCGTTATTGAGTTCCTACCATCAGTTGAATTAGAACCCAAAAAACTAAAATTAATTGGCCTATCACCAAACACTTGGGAGTTGGAGCTTATTGGTCTAGAAAGTAATTCTTTTCGTTCTATTGAAGAAGGCAATATCATAAGAAACTCAACCAAAAGAACTTTTGAAAAAATTAAGATTCAAGATTTAGATGTTTCTTCTTTACCCAATGTACCTAATGGAAAGTATAAAGTTGTTATTGATCCAGGACATGGTGGTTCAGACCCTGGTGCTGTTGGAATAAATGGATTAAGAGAGACTGATATTGTTTTAGAAGTATCAAAGAGTGTTTCGAAATTTCTTACAAATAAAGGCGTTAAAACTCTTTTAACTCGGAATTATGAGAGAACATTAGACTTGCAGCCAAGAGTTGCCAAGGCTAATAATTCAAAAGCAGATGTTTTTGTGAGTATTCATGCAAATGCAACAAGAGGAAAGCGAAAAGATGTTAACGGTTTAGAGACATATTATTACTCTGGTTATAAAGGATATTCTTTAGCTAAAAATATTCAAAAACAAATTTTAATTGTTTCTCCACAAAGTCCTGATAGGGGTGTTCGTAGATCACGCTTTTACGTAATTAGAAAAACATCCATGCCCGCAGCTTTAGTAGAGATTGGATTTGTTACTGGCATGTATGATGCAGACTTATTACGACAAAAAGGTTATAGGGATAAAATATCTTTGGCTATCGCTAGGGGCATACTGAATTATCTAAAAGTTTCAAATTAG
- the murI gene encoding glutamate racemase, whose translation MRIGLFDSGIGGFTVLKKVIELCPNNSFIYLADTARLPYGIKTTNEIRKIAEEISSWFSYQNIDAFLVACNTTNAIALEVLKKNLDVPVFDLIGSAASTIQESRVGVLATPSTVKTKAYTNAILESKPKTFVIEQPCPEFVPMIEMDNINSEEITDVATRYLQPILKQKIHSLILGCSHYPLITPLLTGILPSSVKLIDPADALSLKLKLFMDSKTSNYSKKKNLVDLKFYVTSNFENFPNKAKHWLNVFPEVNLVSLQKKGWVS comes from the coding sequence ATGCGTATTGGATTATTTGATAGTGGTATTGGAGGCTTCACTGTTCTAAAAAAAGTTATTGAGTTATGTCCTAATAATTCATTTATATATTTGGCTGATACAGCAAGACTTCCTTATGGAATAAAGACAACTAATGAGATCAGAAAAATTGCTGAAGAAATATCTTCTTGGTTTAGTTATCAAAATATTGATGCTTTTTTGGTTGCCTGCAACACAACAAATGCCATTGCCTTGGAGGTACTTAAAAAAAATTTAGATGTCCCTGTTTTTGACTTGATTGGGTCTGCTGCTTCAACCATTCAAGAATCTAGGGTAGGTGTTCTCGCAACTCCTTCTACAGTGAAAACTAAGGCTTATACGAATGCTATTTTAGAATCTAAGCCAAAAACTTTTGTAATTGAGCAACCATGCCCTGAATTTGTTCCAATGATTGAAATGGATAATATTAATTCAGAGGAGATTACTGATGTTGCGACTAGATATTTACAACCTATTTTAAAACAAAAAATTCATTCTTTAATTCTTGGCTGTAGTCACTACCCTCTCATAACTCCTTTGCTGACTGGGATCTTACCCTCTAGTGTTAAATTGATTGACCCCGCAGATGCTCTTTCTTTAAAATTAAAGTTGTTTATGGATTCAAAAACAAGCAATTATTCAAAGAAAAAAAATTTAGTTGATTTAAAGTTTTACGTAACTTCCAATTTTGAAAATTTCCCCAATAAAGCTAAGCATTGGTTAAATGTGTTTCCTGAAGTTAATCTCGTTTCACTGCAGAAGAAGGGCTGGGTCTCTTAA
- the sds gene encoding solanesyl diphosphate synthase — protein sequence MTTATEILQPVELDLEALLLDLRSLIGAGHPILQAAAEHLFSAGGKRLRPGIVLLISRALTSEKDLPLKHRKLAQITEMIHTASLVHDDVVDEADTRRGVETVHSRFDPKIAVLAGDFLFAQASWHLANLENLDVVKLLSRVIMDLAEGEIKQGLNRFDSSQSFESYLEKSYCKTASLIANSSKAIGVLSDVDQESLNSLYFFGRQLGLAFQVVDDILDFTGNDEQLGKPAASDLQSGYLTAPVFYALEENPALSKLINDKFAQKDDLEKALFLVRDSSAIKKSRELAEKFASESKDSISWLPDSPSKKALLELPEFVISRLY from the coding sequence ATGACCACAGCAACGGAAATTCTTCAACCTGTAGAACTTGATCTAGAAGCTTTGCTTTTGGATCTTCGCAGCCTCATAGGTGCTGGACACCCTATTTTGCAAGCTGCTGCGGAACATCTTTTTAGTGCAGGCGGCAAACGTTTAAGACCTGGAATTGTTTTATTGATTTCAAGAGCTTTGACATCTGAGAAGGACCTTCCTTTGAAGCATCGAAAATTGGCCCAGATTACTGAAATGATTCATACCGCTTCTCTCGTGCATGATGATGTTGTTGATGAAGCTGATACACGAAGAGGTGTTGAAACTGTTCATAGTAGATTTGATCCCAAGATAGCTGTTCTTGCAGGAGATTTTCTATTTGCTCAAGCAAGTTGGCATTTGGCAAATCTTGAGAATTTAGATGTTGTTAAATTGTTAAGTAGGGTGATTATGGATTTAGCTGAAGGTGAAATAAAGCAAGGTCTTAATAGATTTGATTCAAGTCAATCCTTTGAGAGTTATTTAGAAAAAAGTTATTGTAAAACTGCTTCTCTAATTGCCAACAGTTCCAAGGCTATTGGTGTTTTATCTGATGTGGATCAAGAGAGCTTAAATTCACTTTATTTTTTTGGAAGACAGTTAGGATTAGCTTTTCAGGTAGTTGATGATATTCTCGACTTCACTGGAAATGATGAACAATTAGGTAAACCAGCAGCTAGTGATCTTCAAAGTGGCTATCTTACTGCACCTGTTTTCTATGCTTTGGAAGAGAATCCTGCTCTTAGTAAACTTATTAATGATAAATTTGCCCAAAAAGATGATCTTGAAAAGGCTCTATTTCTCGTAAGAGATTCAAGTGCGATCAAAAAATCAAGAGAATTAGCCGAAAAATTTGCTTCTGAATCAAAAGATTCAATTTCATGGTTGCCAGATTCACCATCAAAGAAAGCATTACTTGAATTGCCAGAATTTGTAATTAGCAGACTTTATTAA
- a CDS encoding HAD family hydrolase: MKKNWNFPKAFLFDLDGVLIDSEPLHGQAWRETAALFNLNLTHNQLKLLRGKRRIDCANELVKLIPKAVKVKELLNLHKPISRKLILNAQAMQGGESLVKMCNENNIPMALVTSSSSESFQIKTAPHQWMNLFSVMVLGDDKLLAKGKPAPDPYLLAAKKLNISPQECWAVEDSISGVSSALEAGCFVFFLKEKRDELPKKEVFDQHDNLIQINHLEEIEQILNAY, from the coding sequence ATGAAGAAAAATTGGAATTTTCCTAAAGCATTTTTATTTGATCTTGATGGAGTTCTAATTGATTCAGAACCCTTACATGGACAAGCATGGAGAGAAACAGCCGCACTTTTTAATCTAAATCTAACTCATAACCAACTAAAATTATTAAGAGGAAAAAGAAGAATTGATTGTGCTAATGAACTGGTTAAATTAATTCCAAAGGCAGTCAAGGTGAAAGAATTACTAAACCTACATAAGCCCATCTCAAGAAAACTTATCCTCAATGCACAAGCAATGCAAGGTGGAGAGAGTTTGGTCAAAATGTGTAATGAAAACAATATCCCAATGGCGTTAGTGACCAGTAGCAGCTCTGAATCTTTTCAAATAAAAACTGCTCCTCATCAATGGATGAATCTATTTTCTGTAATGGTTCTTGGCGATGACAAATTACTAGCCAAAGGGAAACCAGCTCCAGATCCATATCTATTAGCCGCTAAAAAATTAAATATTTCTCCTCAAGAATGTTGGGCTGTTGAAGATTCAATTTCTGGAGTATCTTCAGCATTGGAGGCCGGATGTTTTGTTTTCTTTTTAAAAGAAAAACGTGATGAACTTCCAAAAAAAGAAGTTTTTGATCAACACGATAATTTAATACAAATCAATCATTTAGAAGAAATTGAACAAATATTAAATGCGTATTGA
- the acs gene encoding acetate--CoA ligase, whose protein sequence is MNSDNSNSIESVLQEQRVFPPSDDFSSKSRISSFSKYLEMSEMAKSDPNRFWGDAAREELHWFKSFDNVLDWSNPPFAKWFDGGKTNISFNCLDRHLNSTTADKVALIWEGEPGEQKKYTYKQLHKEVCKAANALKSLGIGKGDLVALYMPMVPEAAIAMLACARIGAPHSVVFGGFSSEALRDRLINGEAKAVITADGGFRKDKIIPLKDAVDQALEGGGCPKVESVLVVQRTKKLIAMDDGRDYWWHEIVDSQSEECLPEQMDSEDCLFVLYTSGSTGKPKGVVHSTAGYNLWSHLTFKWIFDIRENDVYWCTADVGWITGHSYIVYGPLSNGATTVMYEGVPRPSNPGAFWDVIQRHKISIFYTAPTAIRAFMKGGEKIPKQYDLSSLRLLGTVGEPINPEAWIWYRDVIGGGRCPIVDTWWQTETGGVMISPLPGATPTKPGSATFPLPGIEADVVNSDGVSVSNNEGGYLVVKRPWPGMMRNVYGDEKRFRESYWEYLKPSDNSYIYFAGDGARRDEEGYFWVMGRVDDVINVSGHRLGTMEIESALVSHELISEAAVVGRPDDLKGESIVAFVTLITGTDANENIDAQLKKHVVNEIGPIAKPDEIKFTDSLPKTRSGKIMRRILRALASGDEISGDTSTLEDRSVLDKLRS, encoded by the coding sequence ATGAATTCAGACAATTCTAACTCTATTGAGTCTGTTCTTCAGGAGCAGAGAGTTTTCCCTCCTTCTGATGACTTTTCTAGTAAAAGTAGAATCTCATCTTTTTCTAAGTATTTGGAAATGTCGGAGATGGCTAAATCAGATCCCAATAGGTTTTGGGGTGATGCAGCTCGAGAAGAATTACATTGGTTTAAATCTTTTGATAATGTACTTGACTGGTCCAATCCACCATTCGCTAAATGGTTCGATGGTGGAAAAACTAATATTTCTTTTAACTGTCTAGATCGACATTTAAATAGTACAACGGCTGACAAAGTCGCCTTGATTTGGGAAGGGGAGCCAGGTGAACAAAAAAAATATACCTACAAACAACTACACAAAGAAGTTTGCAAAGCCGCTAATGCACTTAAGTCTTTAGGTATAGGCAAAGGAGATCTTGTCGCTTTGTATATGCCTATGGTGCCTGAGGCTGCAATTGCAATGCTTGCTTGTGCAAGGATTGGAGCACCACATTCAGTCGTGTTTGGAGGTTTTTCCTCTGAGGCTTTAAGGGACCGATTAATTAATGGAGAAGCGAAAGCAGTAATTACAGCTGATGGGGGTTTTAGAAAAGATAAAATAATTCCTCTTAAAGATGCTGTTGATCAAGCCTTGGAGGGTGGTGGTTGCCCAAAGGTCGAATCAGTTTTAGTTGTTCAAAGGACAAAAAAGCTTATTGCTATGGACGATGGTAGAGATTATTGGTGGCATGAAATTGTAGATAGTCAATCAGAAGAATGTTTGCCAGAACAAATGGATAGTGAGGATTGCTTATTTGTTTTATATACTTCTGGTTCTACAGGCAAACCAAAGGGAGTAGTTCATTCAACTGCTGGGTATAACCTTTGGTCTCATTTAACTTTTAAATGGATTTTTGATATTCGTGAAAATGATGTTTATTGGTGCACGGCTGATGTGGGTTGGATAACGGGACATAGTTATATCGTCTATGGCCCACTATCTAATGGTGCAACTACTGTTATGTACGAAGGAGTTCCAAGGCCATCAAATCCAGGCGCTTTTTGGGACGTAATTCAGAGGCATAAAATTTCGATTTTTTATACTGCTCCAACTGCTATAAGGGCCTTTATGAAAGGAGGAGAAAAGATTCCTAAGCAATACGATTTATCAAGTTTAAGACTTTTAGGAACTGTGGGAGAGCCAATTAATCCAGAGGCTTGGATCTGGTATCGAGACGTTATTGGAGGAGGTAGATGCCCAATAGTTGATACATGGTGGCAAACAGAAACTGGAGGAGTAATGATTAGTCCTCTTCCAGGAGCGACTCCAACAAAACCTGGATCAGCAACTTTCCCTTTGCCTGGGATCGAAGCCGACGTGGTCAATTCAGATGGCGTCTCTGTATCTAATAATGAGGGTGGATATTTGGTAGTTAAAAGACCATGGCCTGGAATGATGAGAAATGTTTATGGAGATGAAAAAAGATTTAGAGAGAGTTACTGGGAGTATTTAAAACCTTCAGACAATAGCTATATATATTTTGCCGGAGATGGGGCTCGAAGAGATGAGGAAGGTTATTTTTGGGTTATGGGACGAGTTGATGATGTTATCAATGTCTCTGGTCATAGACTTGGAACAATGGAAATAGAATCAGCTTTAGTTAGTCATGAGCTCATCTCAGAAGCTGCCGTAGTGGGTAGACCTGATGATTTAAAAGGGGAATCAATAGTAGCCTTTGTCACGTTAATAACTGGTACAGATGCAAATGAAAATATTGATGCACAATTAAAAAAACACGTCGTTAATGAAATAGGACCAATTGCTAAACCTGATGAAATTAAATTTACTGATTCTCTTCCTAAAACAAGAAGTGGAAAAATAATGCGCAGAATTTTGAGGGCACTGGCTTCGGGCGATGAAATAAGCGGAGATACAAGTACTCTTGAAGACAGATCGGTTTTAGATAAATTAAGAAGTTAA
- a CDS encoding DUF1350 family protein, with translation MCTFRRINDVFCQWPSRPVGLIELIGGSYVSIKPEVTYKRLISGLLKRNFAVHSWGYIPNFDHQLQANHAWKQFRQSRKSLKKRVGLVPKSIRLGHSLGCKLHLLAPDGGRNCDGLVAISFNNFKADKSIPLLRKMSQKLNFQTEFSPSPNETLNLVREHYLQVNNLLIKFKNDNLDQNDFLLKSLKERSSDKSKIMVLDGNHLTPVSLGIREKLLKSNLQSSLKYEKIDLIVDQVSHWKI, from the coding sequence ATGTGTACCTTTAGACGTATAAATGATGTTTTCTGTCAATGGCCCTCAAGACCAGTTGGTCTTATAGAACTAATTGGAGGTAGCTATGTTTCAATCAAGCCAGAAGTTACATACAAAAGACTTATTTCTGGTCTTTTAAAAAGAAATTTTGCAGTACATTCATGGGGCTATATCCCTAATTTTGATCATCAACTTCAAGCCAATCATGCGTGGAAACAATTCCGTCAATCTCGAAAAAGTCTTAAAAAAAGAGTTGGCTTAGTTCCAAAGTCAATAAGACTAGGTCATAGCCTTGGATGTAAATTACATTTACTAGCACCCGATGGGGGTAGGAATTGCGATGGCTTAGTAGCTATAAGCTTTAATAATTTTAAGGCAGATAAATCTATACCTTTGCTTAGAAAAATGTCTCAAAAGCTTAACTTCCAAACTGAATTTAGTCCAAGTCCTAACGAAACATTAAATCTTGTTAGAGAACACTATTTACAAGTAAATAATCTATTAATAAAATTTAAAAATGATAATCTGGATCAAAATGATTTTTTGCTTAAATCATTAAAGGAACGATCTTCTGATAAATCTAAAATCATGGTGTTAGATGGTAATCATCTAACACCAGTAAGTTTAGGTATAAGAGAGAAGTTACTAAAGTCAAATTTACAAAGCTCTTTAAAATACGAGAAAATTGATTTAATAGTCGATCAAGTATCTCATTGGAAAATCTAG
- a CDS encoding 3'-5' exonuclease: MREEQNHQKVSEQLDFLNETTKEIANEKEKDLGVKSSLKSREERVGILGEELPPENILILDTETTGLDNVNDDCIEVGSILFNVKSRSVLAQQSFLLPVEINKAEKINKIPAEITRLPQPLSEAIKYFESLVRVSDLIVAHNAEFDMKWFGLNKLPQIEKQWICSMDDITWPADRQLKTRPSVRDLALAYGIPVWDAHRALTDCIYLAEVFKRCSELEKLLIRALEPKVLFRAEISYEDRLLAKNAGFRWNDAIKGAWSRKMSRRDMEKLEFPVCEVDFNA, from the coding sequence GTGAGAGAAGAGCAGAATCATCAGAAAGTGAGTGAGCAGCTTGACTTTCTAAATGAAACAACTAAAGAAATTGCCAATGAAAAAGAAAAAGATTTAGGAGTAAAAAGTTCTCTCAAATCAAGAGAAGAACGTGTTGGAATTTTAGGGGAAGAACTACCACCTGAGAATATCTTGATATTAGATACAGAAACCACAGGTCTTGACAATGTAAATGATGATTGTATTGAAGTAGGTTCGATCCTTTTTAATGTCAAAAGTAGATCGGTGTTAGCGCAGCAATCTTTTCTTTTACCAGTTGAAATTAATAAGGCAGAAAAAATAAACAAAATTCCTGCTGAAATAACCCGATTGCCTCAACCTCTATCTGAAGCAATTAAATATTTTGAATCTTTAGTTAGAGTATCTGATCTGATTGTTGCTCACAATGCAGAATTTGATATGAAATGGTTTGGTCTGAACAAATTGCCTCAGATCGAAAAACAATGGATATGTTCTATGGATGATATAACTTGGCCAGCTGATAGACAATTGAAGACGCGCCCCTCTGTTAGAGATCTTGCATTGGCTTATGGTATTCCAGTCTGGGATGCACATAGAGCTTTGACAGATTGCATATATTTGGCAGAGGTTTTTAAAAGATGTAGTGAACTTGAAAAACTATTAATTAGAGCGTTAGAACCAAAAGTTCTGTTTCGTGCTGAGATTTCCTATGAAGATAGGCTTTTAGCGAAAAATGCTGGCTTTAGGTGGAATGATGCAATTAAAGGTGCTTGGTCTAGAAAGATGAGTCGTAGGGATATGGAAAAATTAGAATTCCCTGTATGTGAGGTCGACTTTAATGCTTGA